Proteins encoded by one window of Chitinivibrionales bacterium:
- a CDS encoding ArsR family transcriptional regulator, producing the protein MNDKIIHERSRLLILTSLAGSESGSLSFTRLKESLELTSGNLSIQLKTLKNAGYVKITKKFVDDKPLTTAKITPQGTGALKRYLGEMEQLIKNLK; encoded by the coding sequence TTGAACGACAAAATTATACACGAACGCTCGCGGCTTCTGATTCTCACGAGTCTTGCCGGAAGCGAAAGCGGTTCGCTTTCCTTTACCCGATTGAAAGAAAGCCTTGAACTCACCTCCGGCAACCTTTCAATACAGTTGAAAACGCTGAAAAATGCAGGATATGTAAAGATAACGAAAAAATTCGTTGACGACAAACCCTTAACGACCGCAAAAATAACGCCACAGGGAACAGGCGCGTTAAAAAGATATCTCGGCGAAATGGAACAGTTGATAAAAAACCTGAAATAA
- a CDS encoding ATP-binding cassette domain-containing protein, whose translation MAFLELQEIRKSFHKGEREVHALRGVDLSINRGDFCAIVGPSGSGKTTLLNIVGCLDTPTSGTMEYDHRPLGALTDKELSWYRRDNIGFIFQSYNLIPVLTVKENVELPMVIEKKLSKAAMARKAREIIDAVGLASMAHRLPREISGGQEQRVAIARALVKDPLVVLADEPTANLDTVTAEEIIALMQKINRERQTTFVFSTHDLRMQKHAQREVVLKDGLITSDERR comes from the coding sequence ATGGCTTTCTTGGAATTGCAGGAAATCAGGAAGTCCTTTCACAAAGGGGAACGGGAAGTTCATGCCCTCCGGGGAGTTGATCTGTCGATCAACCGGGGCGATTTCTGCGCGATTGTCGGTCCCTCGGGCAGCGGTAAAACCACCCTGCTCAATATTGTAGGCTGCCTCGATACGCCGACATCGGGAACCATGGAATACGACCACCGCCCTTTGGGCGCCCTCACCGACAAGGAGCTGTCTTGGTACCGAAGGGACAATATCGGATTCATATTCCAGTCTTACAATCTCATTCCGGTGCTGACAGTGAAGGAGAATGTCGAACTCCCCATGGTGATCGAAAAGAAGTTGAGCAAGGCCGCAATGGCCCGCAAGGCCCGTGAAATCATCGATGCTGTCGGGCTGGCTTCCATGGCACATCGTCTCCCCCGCGAGATTTCGGGCGGCCAGGAGCAGCGAGTGGCTATTGCCCGGGCCCTGGTCAAAGATCCGCTGGTGGTGCTTGCCGATGAACCTACCGCTAATCTCGACACCGTAACAGCCGAAGAAATTATCGCCCTCATGCAGAAAATCAACCGGGAACGCCAAACAACCTTCGTCTTCTCCACCCACGATCTCAGGATGCAAAAACATGCGCAAAGGGAAGTCGTTCTCAAAGACGGCCTCATTACCTCGGATGAAAGGAGATAG
- a CDS encoding FtsX-like permease family protein produces MKSLLIIAFRNLLRHKRRTILTGIIISFGLWMYIFMDSLMAGLDRGSIDNMITLSTSAVKIHTQKYDKNRESFPLEYGIQVGDQIKQAIQDHDRVEAITPRTQFLGELSNYEESIPVAGTVIAPHSDTAVFSLNPYLEGEYFSENNQQEIILGKTLAGDLNVKPGDFITLYGLTKYDTRNADDFKIVGLYNTTDPELNKNAVFITYDAANTFLDLENTVTELNVGLKRRVNFKNLLTDMKEVRQIVETEFPSLTTYTFAELGAGVLELARQKRLWGAGMTLVFLLIAGVGIVNSVLMSVYERIREIGVLRALGFEGDRVMHMFMLEGVIIGFIGSLAGVILGCITVVYLSTWGWPLDKLYGDMAVDTTGFPVWGTIYGEWNVPLIIGSFFFGLVTALIASIPPAGKAASMEVTHALRFV; encoded by the coding sequence ATGAAATCGCTCCTTATTATCGCATTCCGCAATCTTCTCCGCCACAAACGACGGACAATCCTGACCGGTATTATCATCTCTTTCGGGTTATGGATGTATATCTTCATGGATTCCCTCATGGCCGGACTCGACCGGGGATCGATCGACAACATGATCACCCTCTCGACTTCGGCGGTAAAGATACATACCCAAAAGTATGACAAAAACAGAGAATCTTTTCCTCTCGAATACGGTATTCAAGTCGGAGATCAGATCAAACAGGCTATTCAGGACCACGACAGAGTCGAGGCAATTACTCCCCGCACACAATTCCTGGGAGAACTCTCAAACTACGAAGAATCGATCCCGGTGGCGGGAACGGTGATTGCCCCTCACAGCGACACCGCCGTGTTTTCGCTGAATCCGTACCTTGAAGGTGAGTATTTCTCGGAAAACAACCAACAGGAGATCATACTTGGAAAGACCCTTGCCGGGGACCTGAATGTCAAACCCGGTGATTTCATTACCCTCTACGGACTCACGAAATACGATACCCGTAACGCCGATGATTTCAAAATAGTCGGCCTTTACAACACGACCGATCCGGAACTGAATAAAAACGCCGTCTTTATCACCTACGACGCCGCAAATACCTTCTTAGACCTCGAAAACACGGTCACCGAACTGAATGTCGGGCTTAAACGGCGGGTCAACTTCAAGAATCTTCTGACCGACATGAAAGAAGTCCGGCAGATTGTGGAGACCGAATTTCCCTCACTGACCACCTATACCTTTGCCGAACTGGGCGCGGGGGTGCTGGAACTTGCCCGTCAGAAACGGCTGTGGGGGGCGGGAATGACGCTGGTTTTCCTGCTGATCGCCGGAGTAGGTATTGTCAACTCGGTCCTCATGAGCGTGTATGAGCGCATTCGCGAGATCGGCGTATTGCGCGCCCTTGGATTTGAAGGTGATCGGGTTATGCATATGTTTATGCTCGAAGGCGTTATTATTGGCTTTATCGGCAGCCTCGCCGGGGTGATACTGGGATGTATTACCGTAGTATATCTGTCAACCTGGGGTTGGCCCCTGGATAAACTGTATGGTGACATGGCCGTCGATACCACCGGCTTCCCTGTCTGGGGCACAATCTACGGGGAATGGAATGTCCCGCTTATTATCGGCTCATTTTTCTTTGGCCTGGTCACTGCGCTTATAGCGAGCATTCCCCCGGCCGGAAAAGCGGCATCCATGGAAGTCACCCATGCCTTGAGGTTTGTGTAA
- a CDS encoding FtsX-like permease family protein — translation MLYLLKMAFRNINRNRRRSILAFTSVAISIAAVTFFRGFAGGVIQSIVKNSTKNETGHIRITTTGFQEKSRFFPVTENISAPGTIIKKIKNDPQTGNKLDIITERINIGVLLNNRGLNKSAVGLAGDPEVEKELLLLQNSIIGDGRYIKNERETIVGTGIAGALNLSVGDTLKVMTRGADYALHLRKFTVVGLFQTGLNMLDDRIFQIPLDDAKKLLRTGGATQQIVIMLKDYKKSEAVAANIRNLLSNRDNLSVVSWTENGEWGAMVKMSSAIYNYVYFFIAFLGAFIITNIMMMVVLERRKEIGILKSMGITNREVMLLFLCEGMILGLIGSLVGMVVGMAINTWFAFKGLDMSSMMGGFNFPMDSVLYFDISPLSVVYVLMIGIIVSAAVSVLPSWRASRMNAVDAIKSV, via the coding sequence ATGTTGTACCTGCTCAAGATGGCTTTCCGCAATATCAACCGTAACCGCCGGCGGTCGATCCTGGCCTTTACGTCGGTGGCAATTTCCATAGCCGCGGTCACCTTTTTCCGGGGTTTTGCCGGAGGAGTCATACAGTCGATTGTTAAGAATTCGACCAAGAATGAAACCGGGCATATCCGCATAACCACCACCGGGTTTCAGGAAAAATCCCGATTTTTTCCGGTGACCGAAAATATTTCGGCCCCCGGTACAATTATCAAAAAGATCAAAAATGATCCCCAAACAGGCAATAAATTGGACATTATCACCGAACGCATTAATATCGGTGTTCTTCTCAATAACAGGGGGCTTAACAAAAGTGCCGTGGGGCTTGCCGGCGATCCGGAGGTGGAAAAGGAACTGCTTCTTCTGCAGAATTCCATTATCGGCGACGGCCGCTATATTAAAAATGAGCGGGAAACCATCGTGGGAACCGGGATTGCCGGGGCCCTCAACCTGAGTGTCGGCGACACCCTCAAAGTCATGACCCGCGGCGCCGATTATGCCCTTCACCTCCGCAAATTCACCGTGGTGGGGCTCTTCCAGACCGGCCTTAACATGCTCGACGACCGGATTTTCCAGATACCGCTTGATGACGCCAAAAAACTACTCCGCACAGGAGGCGCTACCCAGCAAATAGTCATCATGCTCAAAGATTATAAAAAATCGGAGGCCGTCGCCGCAAATATCAGAAACCTTCTCTCCAACCGCGACAACCTCTCGGTCGTCTCATGGACCGAAAACGGTGAGTGGGGCGCCATGGTAAAAATGTCTTCGGCTATCTATAACTATGTCTATTTCTTTATCGCCTTTTTAGGAGCATTTATTATCACCAATATCATGATGATGGTTGTTCTGGAACGCCGCAAGGAGATCGGTATTCTCAAATCGATGGGAATAACCAACAGAGAAGTCATGCTACTGTTTCTCTGTGAAGGCATGATTCTTGGTCTTATCGGTAGTCTCGTGGGAATGGTGGTAGGTATGGCAATCAATACCTGGTTTGCATTCAAGGGCCTTGATATGTCTTCCATGATGGGCGGTTTCAACTTTCCCATGGATTCGGTGCTCTATTTCGATATCAGCCCCCTGAGTGTTGTCTACGTTCTCATGATCGGTATTATCGTGTCGGCGGCCGTGTCGGTACTCCCCTCATGGAGAGCATCGAGGATGAATGCGGTGGATGCGATTAAGAGCGTATAG
- a CDS encoding outer membrane lipoprotein-sorting protein, with the protein MIRNLMLVALIAAAPSFALTGEEILEKMDQNRNHTTISYKGIMEIHIDDEVRTKQMSAKAMAGKKEKAIVTFLNPADEGTKYLMIDDKLWIYFPEEEDVVKISGHMLKEGMMGSDVSYEDALESDKLSDKYDIQRVGEETIDGYDCYVIKLDAKVKDVPYFKRKMWVTKSNFVQIKEEMYAKSGKLLKTSRTLEIKKIGDRDFPVKVEMVNKLRKNSKTIFTMRNIEFDKPMNESTFSMRYLRR; encoded by the coding sequence ATGATACGAAATCTGATGCTTGTCGCTCTCATCGCCGCCGCGCCCTCTTTTGCGTTGACGGGCGAGGAGATCCTCGAAAAAATGGACCAAAACCGGAACCACACAACGATTTCCTACAAAGGAATCATGGAGATCCATATCGACGATGAAGTGCGGACTAAACAAATGTCGGCCAAAGCGATGGCCGGTAAAAAGGAAAAGGCGATCGTCACATTCCTCAACCCCGCCGATGAAGGGACCAAATACCTCATGATCGACGATAAGCTCTGGATCTATTTTCCCGAGGAGGAAGATGTAGTCAAGATATCGGGACACATGCTCAAGGAAGGGATGATGGGTTCGGACGTCTCTTATGAAGACGCGCTGGAATCCGACAAACTCTCAGATAAATACGACATTCAGCGTGTGGGGGAAGAAACAATCGACGGCTACGACTGCTATGTGATAAAACTCGACGCCAAGGTCAAGGATGTCCCCTATTTCAAGCGCAAAATGTGGGTGACAAAGTCGAATTTTGTGCAGATCAAGGAAGAGATGTATGCCAAAAGCGGGAAACTGCTCAAAACCTCCAGAACCCTGGAGATAAAGAAAATCGGCGATCGGGATTTTCCGGTCAAGGTCGAGATGGTTAACAAGCTGCGCAAAAACAGCAAGACAATATTTACCATGAGGAACATTGAATTCGATAAACCTATGAATGAGTCGACCTTTTCGATGCGGTATTTGCGACGATAG
- a CDS encoding radical SAM protein: protein MNPRTKKSVVFIEPAGSEANVFENYMRLPLTGCLYLGTILHNAGYPVRIYNENILSQKIDPFAIQADVYCISALTVSANRAKHLANQIRKVYPHAKILIGGIHASLLPREFVDCADHVIQGEAEANIVDIIEGAYEETIIQGKAIENIENLPLIEYSLLEGVETMSIIPIMTSRGCPFDCNFCTVTKIFGKKFRMQSAERIVEEIKHALKFFKTRDIFFYDDNFSANKKRVERLCDLIEQEKLDISWTAQVRSDISKSPELIGRMERTGCRFFFIGFESINDATLKALHKSQTKSDIEKAIDIIHKKGISIHGMFMFGEDNDTPATIHETVDFAIHHHIDTVQFMILTPFPGTQVYEKIENENRLYHTRWEFFNGMYLVFQPKSMSASVLQKEVLIAYRKFYSLPRVMMEGLKQLANVVLDALVWDFQRVLRYGFFSLMVKAGGTFLVKQYITIYEEYIQFLEDIRKPS from the coding sequence ATGAATCCGCGTACAAAGAAATCTGTTGTTTTTATCGAGCCGGCCGGAAGCGAAGCGAATGTCTTTGAAAATTATATGCGTCTTCCCCTGACCGGGTGCCTGTATCTGGGTACCATTCTGCATAATGCCGGATATCCGGTCAGAATATATAATGAAAACATTTTGTCGCAAAAAATCGATCCCTTTGCGATCCAGGCCGATGTATACTGTATCTCCGCCTTGACTGTCAGCGCAAACAGGGCCAAGCATCTCGCCAACCAGATCAGAAAAGTATATCCCCACGCCAAAATCCTTATCGGAGGCATTCATGCATCATTGCTTCCCCGGGAGTTTGTGGACTGTGCGGACCATGTAATCCAGGGAGAAGCAGAAGCAAATATTGTCGATATTATTGAAGGGGCCTATGAGGAGACAATCATTCAGGGGAAGGCGATCGAAAACATCGAAAACCTCCCGCTTATCGAGTATTCCCTTTTGGAGGGGGTGGAAACGATGAGCATCATTCCGATCATGACCTCACGGGGCTGTCCCTTTGATTGTAATTTCTGCACGGTCACCAAGATTTTCGGCAAGAAATTCCGGATGCAGTCGGCGGAGCGGATCGTCGAGGAAATCAAGCATGCCCTGAAGTTCTTTAAAACGCGGGATATTTTTTTCTATGATGATAATTTTTCGGCAAACAAGAAGCGTGTCGAACGCCTCTGCGATCTGATCGAGCAGGAAAAACTCGACATTTCCTGGACTGCCCAGGTACGCTCGGATATTTCCAAAAGTCCCGAGCTGATCGGCAGGATGGAACGGACCGGATGCCGATTCTTTTTTATCGGATTCGAATCGATCAACGATGCGACCTTGAAGGCACTGCATAAATCGCAGACAAAAAGTGATATCGAAAAGGCAATCGACATTATTCATAAAAAAGGAATAAGCATCCATGGTATGTTCATGTTTGGTGAAGACAACGATACGCCCGCCACGATTCACGAAACAGTCGATTTTGCCATTCACCATCATATCGACACCGTGCAATTCATGATCCTGACCCCATTCCCCGGTACGCAGGTGTATGAAAAAATTGAAAACGAGAACCGCCTCTACCATACCCGATGGGAATTTTTCAATGGTATGTACCTGGTGTTTCAGCCAAAGTCGATGAGTGCCTCCGTTCTTCAGAAGGAAGTGCTTATTGCATACAGGAAATTCTATTCCCTTCCACGGGTAATGATGGAGGGGTTGAAGCAATTGGCCAATGTTGTTCTCGATGCCCTTGTCTGGGATTTTCAGCGGGTTTTGCGGTATGGCTTTTTCAGTCTGATGGTCAAGGCGGGCGGGACCTTTCTGGTAAAGCAGTATATCACGATTTATGAAGAGTATATTCAATTTCTTGAAGATATACGGAAACCTTCATAG